Proteins from one Malaya genurostris strain Urasoe2022 chromosome 2, Malgen_1.1, whole genome shotgun sequence genomic window:
- the LOC131430636 gene encoding E3 ubiquitin-protein ligase Iruka — MEALVENSSNPPSRFYCHSCSVEIDRVSSDFTCPYCLEGFIEELPAADRSNNPSSPPVPVETDSIPNDFINPQAIRLASEIFSNSILSPLLMPAGNGPRGSDSEAAGSLGDEPADSGALGASGGGGGQYELRVLGRHRNRRRGMQNINNLDNILREILISVADGANGGAGGTPMFFMGNPGDYAWGREGLDTIVTQLLNQMDNTGPPPLEKEKIAEIPTVTISAEQVEMKLQCSVCWEDFQIDEVVRKLTCAHVYHESCIIPWLELHGTCPICRKSLAPEQQPDEQRGLAAAANAVAHTLRSLTSDAFPGAASQLSSSSVDRDGPSTSNLLVDLQPLYTFGTVGNSGGRRVGANPLQSRSPVIRSSTLSSTQQQQNNSTHPAVHETGPTSSSNGSTDEASSSTTNRYRDDDGNIDYEFD; from the exons ATGGAAGCGCTGGTGGAAAATTCGTCAAACCCACCGTCTCGTTTCTATTGTCATTCTTGCTCCGTAGAGATTGATCGAGTTTCATCA GACTTCACCTGCCCTTATTGCTTGGAAGGTTTCATCGAGGAGCTGCCAGCTGCAGATCGTAGTAATAATCCTTCTTCACCGCCAGTTCCAGTAGAAACTGATTCGATTCCAAATGATTTCATCAACCCACAG GCAATAAGACTAGCTAGTGAAATCTTCAGCAATAGCATACTGTCCCCTCTGTTGATGCCAGCCGGAAATGGGCCCCGTGGATCCGATTCTGAGGCAGCAGGTTCGCTAGGTGATGAACCTGCCGATTCGGGTGCGCTAGGCGCTTCTGGTGGGGGTGGTGGTCAGTATGAACTGCGAGTACTCGGAAGGCATCGCAATCGACGCCGTGGGATGCAGAACATAAACAATCTGGACAATATTTTGCGAGAAATTCTTATCTCGGTAGCGGATGGAGCCAATGGTGGTGCTGGTGGAACACCGATGTTCTTTATGGGTAATCCAGGTGACTATGCCTGGGGTCGGGAAGGACTGGATACTATTGTAACACAGTTGCTCAATCAAATGGACAACACGGGACCGCCTCCCTTGGAAAAAGAAAAGATTGCCGAAATTCCGACGGTCACTATTAGTGCCGAACAGGTTGAGATGAAACTGCAGTGCTCGGTTTGCTGGGAAGATTTTCAGATCGATGAAGTGGTGCGGAAATTAACTTGTGCT cACGTATATCACGAATCGTGCATCATTCCCTGGTTGGAACTGCACGGAACTTGTCCTATATGTCGGAAGAGTTTGGCACCAGAGCAACAACCAGATGAACAGAGGGGTTTAGCAGCAGCTGCTAATGCAGTTGCACATACCTTAC GATCTCTTACTTCGGATGCGTTTCCTGGTGCAGCTAGCCAATTGTCCTCATCGTCAGTGGACAGAGACGGACCGTCAACATCTAATCTACTGGTTGACTTGCAACCGCTCTACACCTTCGGAACCGTTGGAAATTCCGGTGGTAGAAGAGTCGGCGCAAATCCCTTACAGTCAAGATCGCCAGTGATTAGGTCTTCGACGTTGTCAAGTACGCAACAACAGCAAAACAATTCCACCCACCCGGCGGTGCATGAGACTGGACCAACTTCCTCCTCAAATGGAAGCACAGACGAGGCCAGCAGTAGCACCACTAACAGGTATCGGGATGATGACGGTAATATCGATTATGAGTTTGATTAA
- the LOC131430423 gene encoding T-complex protein 1 subunit gamma produces MYGPQQPILVLSQNTKRDSGRKVQLENINAGKTIADLIRTCLGPQAMLKMLMDPMGGIVMTNDGNAILREITVQHPAAKSMIEIARTQDEEVGDGTTSVIVLAGEMLAVAEQFLQQQIHPTVIIRAYREALEDMIKLLTTEVSIPLDKTDKAKLAEVIKSCVGTKFIGRWSDLAVKIALDAVETVMLTENGRTEIDIKKYAKVEKIPGGSIDESCVLRGVMLNKDVTHPKMRRYIEKPRIVLLDCPLEYKKGESQTNVEIVGDQDFTKLLQIEEEHVAKVCADIIAVKPDVVFTEKGVSDLAQHFLLKAGITAIRRLRKTDNNRIARACGATIVNRTEELTEKDVGTGAGLFEIKKLGDEYFCFVTECEDPKACTILLRGASKDILSETERNLQDALHVARNLMLEPRLLPGGGAVEMAVSQALTNKQIQGPYRAVAQALEIIPRTLAQNCGANTIRTLTALRAKHASHPANSGPCTWGIDGESGEIVNMKDKGIWEPLSVKLQVYKTAVETAILLLRIDDIVSGSKKKNNDGTGAAPAQAAQGME; encoded by the exons ATGTACGGACCTCAGCAGCCTATTCTAGTTCTAA GTCAGAACACAAAGCGAGACAGCGGTCGAAAAGTGCAGCTGGAGAATATTAACGCCGGCAAG ACCATCGCCGACTTAATTCGCACATGTTTGGGACCACAAGCCATGTTGAAAATGCTTATGGATCCGATGGGTGGCATTGTGATGACCAACGATGGAAATGCTATCCTGCGCGAAATAACGGTGCAACACCCAGCTGCAAAGAGTATGATCGAAATCGCCAGAACACAGGACGAAGAAGTTGGTGACGGAACTACCTCTGTTATCGTGCTGGCTGGTGAAATGCTTGCGGTTGCGGAACAATTTCTTCAACAGCAAATTCATCCGACTGTTATAATCCGTGCCTACAGGGAAGCCCTGGAAGATATGATAAAATTGTTGACGACCGAAGTTAGCATTCCACTAGACAAGACCGACAAGGCAAAACTGGCGGAAGTTATCAAGTCATGTGTTGGCACAAAGTTTATTGGACGTTGGTCGGATCTAGCAGTGAAAATTGCGCTGGATGCAGTTGAAACTGTCATGCTTACTGAAAACGGTCGAACGGAAATTGACATAAAAAAGTATGCCAAAGTGGAAAAAATTCCCGGTGGATCCATTGATGAATCTTGCGTCTTGAGGGGAGTCATGTTGAACAAGGACGTCACTCATCCCAAAATGAGACGATACATCGAGAAACCACGTATTGTGTTGTTGGATTGTCCATTGGAGTACAAGAAGGGCGAAAGTCAAACTAACGTGGAGATAGTCGGCGATCAAGATTTCACCAAACTGCTGCAAATCGAAGAAGAACACGTAGCAAAGGTCTGTGCCGATATTATTGCCGTTAAACCGGATGTGGTGTTTACAGAGAAAGGCGTTTCCGATTTGGCTCAGCATTTTCTGCTGAAGGCTGGAATCACAGCAATTCGTCGTTTGCGTAAAACGGATAACAATCGAATTGCCCGAGCTTGTGGAGCCACGATTGTCAATCGCACAGAAGAACTGACAGAGAAAGACGTAGGAACTGGTGCTGGTcttttcgaaataaaaaaattaggcGACGAGTACTTCTGTTTCGTTACGGAATGTGAAGATCCCAAAGCTTGCACTATTCTGCTGCGTGGCGCTTCGAAAGATATCCTATCTGAGACGGAGCGTAATCTGCAGGATGCACTGCATGTGGCCCGTAACTTAATGTTGGAACCGCGCTTGCTTCCCGGTGGTGGTGCAGTTGAAATGGCCGTATCGCAAGCGTTGACCAACAAGCAAATACAAGGTCCCTATCGTGCAGTGGCGCAAGCTTTGGAAATTATACCACGCACGCTGGCTCAAAACTGCGGAGCAAACACTATTCGCACGTTGACGGCTTTACGAGCGAAGCATGCTTCCCATCCAGCGAATTCCGGTCCGTGCACCTGGGGAATTGATGGTGAATCTGGCGAAATTGTAAACATGAAGGATAAGGGTATCTGGGAACCACTTTCTGTAAAATTGCAAGTCTACAAAACGGCAGTTGAGACAGCCATTCTATTGCTACGCATTGACGATATCGTGTCCGGATCGAAGAAAAAGAACAACGACGGTACTGGAGCAGCACCGGCGCAAGCCGCTCAAGGAATGGAgtag